One Thermoplasmatales archaeon genomic window carries:
- a CDS encoding DNA-directed RNA polymerase subunit K, whose product MKYTRFEKARIIGARALQIAMGAPLLIKISDDVIDPLQLALMEFEKGVIPITVRRKGKLIKGPVV is encoded by the coding sequence TTGAAGTATACAAGATTCGAAAAAGCAAGAATAATAGGAGCAAGGGCATTGCAGATAGCGATGGGCGCACCCCTACTTATAAAAATATCGGATGATGTTATAGACCCCCTCCAACTTGCTCTTATGGAATTTGAGAAAGGAGTTATTCCAATAACTGTAAGGAGAAAAGGAAAACTTATAAAAGGACCTGTAGTATAA